CAGGTAGGTGCGAGCGACAACGAAAAAGAGGCGACCATGGCAACGTTCGCGGAACTACTGTGACTTCGACCCGTCGCCTACTAGTTGAGTCTCGATGCGACAGCGACGCAACCGGCACCAATAAAGGCGCCAAGCCCTGCGAGCAGGAACGACCCCGTGTAACTACCGGTGATCTCAAACCAGTACCCGACCAGCGGCGGTGCCGCGAGCCCGGCTACAGCGAACGAGAGCGACATGACGGCGAAGGACGTGTTGAGGTCCTCGTGACCGAACAAATCGGCGACGAGAGGCGAAAAGAGACTCCCACAGCCCCCGTAGCCGACGCCGAAAATAACGATCGTTCCGAGAAAAACCGCCGGTGTCGGTGCGAATGCGATGGCGACCATCGCTGCGCCGAGCAAAGACGTACAGGCGATGAACGTCCGCGTTCGGCCGACACGATCAGCCAGGATACCCACACCGAAGCGCGCGACCGTGGCCGCGACACCTACCGTGGTGAGTGCGAGAACGCCCTGGGAACGGCCGATTCCGATGACGGTCGCGTACGAAACCACGTGGCTGATGACGATGTAGATCGGCATCGATAGCAACACCCACCCGAGGAAGACCAGCAGAAACGGCCGTGAAGTGATCGTCTCGTTACTCGCAAGTGATGTTCGTTGGGTGGAACGAGCGTCTATCGTCTCGAACGGTGATTCGCCGCCATCGAATTCCACGCTCGCGTCCGCGCCGACCTCCGAAGGCCGGTTGACGAAGAACGCTGTGAACGTGATACAGAGGATACCGGCAAGGAGTGCGATACCGAACATCGCCTGTCGCCAGCCAGCCGACGAGATGAGGAGTTCGGTGCCGAGGGGGAAAACGACCATTCCGATACCGAGCCCCGCGGAAGCTATCCCGGACGCCGTTGCGCGTCTGGTTTCGAACCAGAGTGGAATGGTCGCGAAGCTCACGACGAAGAGTCCGCCCATTCCGATTGCGGTGAGGAAGCCGTACGCGGCAAAGAGTTCCAGGTACGACCGCGAGAGCGCGGCCCAAACGAGCCCGCCCGTGAACAAGGCAGAAGACACCGCCGCGACGGCTCGTTGGCCATACCTGTCGACCGCTCGTCCCGCACCAACGCCGACGATGTAGATCAGTGCCGTCTGGAGCCCGAACACGCCCGCAAGCACCGACCGAGAAACATCGAACTCTTCGATGAACACGTCGTAGAAGACACCGAAGGCGTAGC
This is a stretch of genomic DNA from Natronorubrum sediminis. It encodes these proteins:
- a CDS encoding MFS transporter; this encodes MLPDPRRAIAERVYYGWIIVIGALLATTAVYGTSYAFGVFYDVFIEEFDVSRSVLAGVFGLQTALIYIVGVGAGRAVDRYGQRAVAAVSSALFTGGLVWAALSRSYLELFAAYGFLTAIGMGGLFVVSFATIPLWFETRRATASGIASAGLGIGMVVFPLGTELLISSAGWRQAMFGIALLAGILCITFTAFFVNRPSEVGADASVEFDGGESPFETIDARSTQRTSLASNETITSRPFLLVFLGWVLLSMPIYIVISHVVSYATVIGIGRSQGVLALTTVGVAATVARFGVGILADRVGRTRTFIACTSLLGAAMVAIAFAPTPAVFLGTIVIFGVGYGGCGSLFSPLVADLFGHEDLNTSFAVMSLSFAVAGLAAPPLVGYWFEITGSYTGSFLLAGLGAFIGAGCVAVASRLN